In Aegilops tauschii subsp. strangulata cultivar AL8/78 chromosome 3, Aet v6.0, whole genome shotgun sequence, one genomic interval encodes:
- the LOC120962072 gene encoding polyubiquitin 11-like, translating into MHIFVKNPTGRTIRLKVHSSDTLYTIKAKIQQQYHLVFDGLQLEDNRTLADYGIEHDSTIDLQEKMQIFVTETLSGRTIALEVDSLDTIGNVKSKIQDMEGFPKGQQCLIFASKQLEDDNRTLADHNIWKESTLLLVLRPCRPGESRMMHLFVRTLDGRTLDLDVRSSDTINSVKVKIYEKDGYPPIQQRIIFASRQLEDGRTLADYKIQSESTVDLVLRLCGC; encoded by the coding sequence ATGCATATCTTTGTCAAGAACCCCACCGGCAGGACAATCCGCCTCAAGGTCCACTCATCAGACACCCTATACACCATCAAGGCAAAGATCCAGCAGCAGTACCACCTCGTCTTTGATGGGTTGCAGCTAGAAGACAACCGTACATTGGCCGATTATGGCATCGAGCACGACTCTACGATTGACCTCCAGGAAAAGATGCAAATCTTCGTGACGGAGACGCTGTCAGGCAGGACCATCGCCCTCGAGGTCGACAGCCTAGACACTATCGGCAACGTGAAGTCCAAGATCCAGGACATGGAGGGCTTTCCCAAGGGCCAGCAGTGCCTCATCTTCGCCAGCAAACAGCTGGAGGACGACAACCGCACCTTGGCTGACCACAACATCTGGAAGGAGTCcaccctcctccttgtcctccgcCCGTGTAGGCCAGGAGAAAGTAGGATGATGCACCTCTTTGTCAGGACCCTGGATGGGAGGACCCTCGACCTTGACGTCAGGAGCTCGGACACCATCAACAGTGTCAAGGTGAAGATCTACGAGAAGGATGGCTATCCCCCTATACAGCAGCGCATCATCTTTGCTAGCAGGCAGCTGGAGGATGGCCGCACCCTGGCGGACTACAAGATTCAGAGCGAGTCTACCGTTGATCTGGTGCTCCGTCTTTGTGGTTGCTGA